One Felis catus isolate Fca126 chromosome D1, F.catus_Fca126_mat1.0, whole genome shotgun sequence DNA segment encodes these proteins:
- the BEST1 gene encoding bestrophin-1 isoform X3 has product MALLFAVIRKIRKVVVKRMALTEEQQVMFEKLTLYCDSYIQLIPISFVLGFYVTLVVTRWWNQYENLPWPDRLMNLVSGLVEGKDEQGRLLRRTLIRYANLGNVLILRSVSAAVYKRFPSSQHLVKAGFMTPAERKHLEKLSLPHNTFWVPWVWFANLSMKAWIGGRIRDPVLLQSLLNEMNVLRTQCGLLFAYDWISIPLVYTQVVTVAVYSFFLACLIGRQFLNPAKAYPGHELDLVVPVFTFLQFFFYAGWLKVAEQLINPFGEDDDDFETNWIVDRSLQVSLLAVDEMHQDLPPMERDMYWNDPEPQPPYTAASAQYRRPSFLGSTFNISLHKEDMGFQANPEEEEDPQTGIIGRFLGLQSHDHHPPRTNSKTKLLRPKKEGLLQEGQPKKLGSARQHPRNQEGGKPWKIEEEDDAFETAALYGRSGYHSAPQTPLSHTPMVFPPGKSAPSGLRRVSGTDSAVKDQSLQPVTPDRENSFELLSDGVGSSTENPQLGHMKKKTVEFNLTDMSETSEHLRESHLDQSSNIEIILRSHGDPYWALEDRDEAHS; this is encoded by the exons GCTTCTACGTGACGCTGGTCGTGACCCGCTGGTGGAACCAGTACGAGAACCTGCCATGGCCCGATCGCCTTATGAACCTGGTGTCGGGCTTGGTGGAGGGCAAGGACGAGCAAGGCCGGCTGCTGCGGCGCACGCTCATCCGCTACGCCAACCTGGGCAACGTACTGATCCTGCGCAGCGTCAGCGCCGCAGTCTACAAGCGCTTTCCCAGTTCCCAGCATCTGGTGAAAGCag GCTTTATGACCCCCGCGGAACGCAAACACTTAGAAAAGCTGAGCTTGCCGCACAACACGTTCTGGGTGCCCTGGGTGTGGTTTGCCAACCTGTCAATGAAGGCGTGGATCGGAGGTCGAATCCGAGACCCTGTCCTGCTCCAGAGCCTGTTGAAC gAGATGAACGTCTTGCGTACTCAGTGTGGACTCCTGTTTGCCTATGACTGGATCAGTATCCCACTGGTGTACACACAG GTGGTGACCGTGGCGGTTTACAGCTTCTTCCTGGCTTGCTTGATCGGGCGGCAGTTTCTGAACCCGGCCAAGGCCTATCCTGGCCACGAGCTGGACCTCGTTGTGCCCGTTTTCACGTTCCTGCAGTTCTTTTTCTATGCTGGCTGGCTGAAG GTGGCAGAGCAGCTCATCAACCCATTTGGAGAGGATGATGATGACTTTGAGACCAACTGGATTGTCGACAGGAGCCTGCAG GTGTCCCTGTTGGCTGTGGACGAGATGCACCAGGACCTGCCCCCAATGGAGCGGGATATGTACTGGAATGATCCAGAACCACAACCCCCCTATACAGCTGCTTCCGCCCAGTATCGTCGACCCTCCTTTTTAGGCTCTACCTTCAACATCAG TCTGCATAAGGAAGACATGGGGTTTCAGGCAAatccagaagaggaggaggacccTCAAACTGGCATCATTGGCCGCTTCCTAGGGCTACAGTCCCACGACCACCATCCCCCCAGGACAAACTCAAAGACCAAACTACTGCGACCCAAGAAAGAAGGCCTTCTCCAAGAGGGCCAGCCCAAGAAACTCGGGAGTGCCAGACAGCACCCTAGGAACCAGGAAGGCGGCAAGCCTTGGAAGATTGAGGAGGAGGATGACGCTTTCGAGACTGCTGCACTATACGGGAGGTCAGGCTACCACAGtgccccccagacgcccctcagCCACACCCCTATGGTCTTCCCACCTGGAAAGTCAGCACCCTCAGGCCTTCGCAGAGTCTCAGGCACAGACAGCGCTGTCAAAGACCAAAGCCTACAGCCTGTGACTCCTGACAGAGAGAACAGTTTTGAACTGCTCTCAGATGGCGTCGGGTCCTCGACGGAGAACCCCCAATTGGGTCACATGAAGAAGAAAACCGTTGAGTTTAACCTGACCGACATGTCGGAGACCTCGGAACATCTCAGAGAATCGCATCTGGACCAGTCAAGCAACATAGAGATAATACTCAGAAGTCACGGAGATCCCTACTGGGCCTTGGAAGACAG GGATGAAGCACACTCTTAG
- the BEST1 gene encoding bestrophin-1 isoform X4, translated as MALTEEQQVMFEKLTLYCDSYIQLIPISFVLGFYVTLVVTRWWNQYENLPWPDRLMNLVSGLVEGKDEQGRLLRRTLIRYANLGNVLILRSVSAAVYKRFPSSQHLVKAGFMTPAERKHLEKLSLPHNTFWVPWVWFANLSMKAWIGGRIRDPVLLQSLLNEMNVLRTQCGLLFAYDWISIPLVYTQVVTVAVYSFFLACLIGRQFLNPAKAYPGHELDLVVPVFTFLQFFFYAGWLKVAEQLINPFGEDDDDFETNWIVDRSLQVSLLAVDEMHQDLPPMERDMYWNDPEPQPPYTAASAQYRRPSFLGSTFNISLHKEDMGFQANPEEEEDPQTGIIGRFLGLQSHDHHPPRTNSKTKLLRPKKEGLLQEGQPKKLGSARQHPRNQEGGKPWKIEEEDDAFETAALYGRSGYHSAPQTPLSHTPMVFPPGKSAPSGLRRVSGTDSAVKDQSLQPVTPDRENSFELLSDGVGSSTENPQLGHMKKKTVEFNLTDMSETSEHLRESHLDQSSNIEIILRSHGDPYWALEDRDEAHS; from the exons GCTTCTACGTGACGCTGGTCGTGACCCGCTGGTGGAACCAGTACGAGAACCTGCCATGGCCCGATCGCCTTATGAACCTGGTGTCGGGCTTGGTGGAGGGCAAGGACGAGCAAGGCCGGCTGCTGCGGCGCACGCTCATCCGCTACGCCAACCTGGGCAACGTACTGATCCTGCGCAGCGTCAGCGCCGCAGTCTACAAGCGCTTTCCCAGTTCCCAGCATCTGGTGAAAGCag GCTTTATGACCCCCGCGGAACGCAAACACTTAGAAAAGCTGAGCTTGCCGCACAACACGTTCTGGGTGCCCTGGGTGTGGTTTGCCAACCTGTCAATGAAGGCGTGGATCGGAGGTCGAATCCGAGACCCTGTCCTGCTCCAGAGCCTGTTGAAC gAGATGAACGTCTTGCGTACTCAGTGTGGACTCCTGTTTGCCTATGACTGGATCAGTATCCCACTGGTGTACACACAG GTGGTGACCGTGGCGGTTTACAGCTTCTTCCTGGCTTGCTTGATCGGGCGGCAGTTTCTGAACCCGGCCAAGGCCTATCCTGGCCACGAGCTGGACCTCGTTGTGCCCGTTTTCACGTTCCTGCAGTTCTTTTTCTATGCTGGCTGGCTGAAG GTGGCAGAGCAGCTCATCAACCCATTTGGAGAGGATGATGATGACTTTGAGACCAACTGGATTGTCGACAGGAGCCTGCAG GTGTCCCTGTTGGCTGTGGACGAGATGCACCAGGACCTGCCCCCAATGGAGCGGGATATGTACTGGAATGATCCAGAACCACAACCCCCCTATACAGCTGCTTCCGCCCAGTATCGTCGACCCTCCTTTTTAGGCTCTACCTTCAACATCAG TCTGCATAAGGAAGACATGGGGTTTCAGGCAAatccagaagaggaggaggacccTCAAACTGGCATCATTGGCCGCTTCCTAGGGCTACAGTCCCACGACCACCATCCCCCCAGGACAAACTCAAAGACCAAACTACTGCGACCCAAGAAAGAAGGCCTTCTCCAAGAGGGCCAGCCCAAGAAACTCGGGAGTGCCAGACAGCACCCTAGGAACCAGGAAGGCGGCAAGCCTTGGAAGATTGAGGAGGAGGATGACGCTTTCGAGACTGCTGCACTATACGGGAGGTCAGGCTACCACAGtgccccccagacgcccctcagCCACACCCCTATGGTCTTCCCACCTGGAAAGTCAGCACCCTCAGGCCTTCGCAGAGTCTCAGGCACAGACAGCGCTGTCAAAGACCAAAGCCTACAGCCTGTGACTCCTGACAGAGAGAACAGTTTTGAACTGCTCTCAGATGGCGTCGGGTCCTCGACGGAGAACCCCCAATTGGGTCACATGAAGAAGAAAACCGTTGAGTTTAACCTGACCGACATGTCGGAGACCTCGGAACATCTCAGAGAATCGCATCTGGACCAGTCAAGCAACATAGAGATAATACTCAGAAGTCACGGAGATCCCTACTGGGCCTTGGAAGACAG GGATGAAGCACACTCTTAG
- the FTH1 gene encoding ferritin heavy chain (The RefSeq protein has 2 substitutions compared to this genomic sequence), which yields MTTASPSQVRQNYHQDSEAAINRQINLELYASYVYLSMSYYFDRDDVALKNFAKYFLHQSHEEREHAEKLMKLQNQRGGRIFLQDIKKPDRDDWENGLNAMECALHLEKSVNQSLLELHKLATDKNDPHLCDFIETHYLNEQVKSIKELGDHVTNLRKMGTPESGMAEYLFDKHTLGNSDSES from the exons ATGACGACCGCGTCCCCCTCGCAGGTGCGCCAGAACTACCACCAGGACTCGGAGGCCGCCATCAACCGCCAGATCAACCTGGAGCTCTACGCCTCCTACGTCTACCTGTCCATG TCCTACTATTTTGACCGTGATGATGTGGCTTTGAAGAACTttgccaaatattttcttcaccaATCTCATGAGGAGAGGGAACATGCTGAGAAGCTGATGAAGCTGCAGAACCAGCGAGGTGGCCGAATCTTCCTTCAGGATATCAAG AAACCAGACCGTGACGATTGGGAGAACGGGCTGAATGCGATGGAGTGTGCGTTACACTTGGAAAAGAGTGTGAATCAGTCACTACTGGAACTGCACAAACTGGCCACTGACAAAAACGACCCCCAT ttGTGTGACTTCATTGAGACGCATTATCTGAATGAGCAGGTGAAGTCCATCAAAGAACTGGGTGACCACGTAACCAACCTGCGCAAGATGGGGGCTCCCGAATCTGGCATGGCAGAGTATCTCTTTGACAAGCACACCTTGGGAAACAGTGATAATGAGAGCTAA